One Oncorhynchus masou masou isolate Uvic2021 unplaced genomic scaffold, UVic_Omas_1.1 unplaced_scaffold_6630, whole genome shotgun sequence genomic window, GTGCTCTTTGGAGCAGGGTGGTAGAACCGGGACTCAGGTGCTCACTGTGACTGTCTTCTTCCGACAATTGTGAGTAAAAATGACTACTATGTAGTCTGGCTGTTTTTACTTGTCTTTTGCTGGTGTATCTCTTCAAAAATATCATACAACTGTGTGTTTTATTCTTATTCAGACAATGTTATTACCCTTATCTACTCATTTCTAATTTGATAGGGGTCTTTACCTTTATTCCTTTCTATTCTAGTTTGTCTTTATCAGTAAAGCAAACTTTTTGTGAGTTATGTTGATAATTTGGATGACCTATAAATGATAATCTGTCAGTTATTTTGAGGACCATAATAATACCAACAGCTACCAGTGTTATTGCAACTTCATTGAATTGTTCAATTATGTTACATTTCCAGCCCCAAAGGATGTAAGTTAGGTAATGGATTTGTCTTTGTTATTCTCTCTAGATCTGAAGTAGATGTCAAGCTCCTCACAATGACACTCAAGATAACCTTGCCAGGAAAACAAAGTGGGTCTACATTCTCTCAGCTGAGACTCTTTCTTAGTTTCCTGATGTATTGCTGGGGTCTAGCTGATCCAGTATGTGGGTACTTCCTGAAAAACTGCACAATACGAGGTAATCTCAGTGACACCTCTAACATGAAAGTACTCTGTGAGAAGAGGAACCTAGAAGTCATACCAAAAGACATTCCACGGAAAGTAAGCGTTTTAGATGTGGCCATGAATAACATTTCCAAAATTGGAAAGTTGGATTTTAAAGGCCTATCAAACCTCAAAATTCTAAACATGTCAAGAAACCAGATCTCTCAATTGGACAATGGGTCTCTCAGATACCTAGAGGCTCTTCAGGAGCTGGGTCTGGCTCATAACAGACTCACAACCCTGTCAGACTATTTGTTTCAGGGCCTGGCCTGCCTCTCCCTGCTACATCTGGACAACAACCTCATTGCAACCATTAGTTCCTCATCATTTCAGCCTCTCTCCAGTTTGAAGACAGTGAATTTAACCAAGAACATCCTTTATAATATGAAGGAAGTTCAGCCCATCGCACAATTACCACACTTACAGGAGTTGTACATTGGGAGCAACAGGTTCACCTCTTTCCAGTCACAGGAAATATCAAACACTTCTATAGAGCTGAGGCTGTTGGATTTATCCCGGAATCCATTGGGAATCTTCAGGATCACAGCAGATGTTCTTCCTTACCTTGAGGTGTTAGACATCGCCTACTGTGGCCAACTTGGACACATGGAATGGGATGTGCTGAACAGGTCTTTTTTGAGCAACGTCAATCGTCTCAACTTGAGCGGCATTGAGATGTCTTTCGAGAGGATGGGTATAGTGCTGCAGACTGTCAACTCCTCATTAGTCCATCTGAGATTGAATGACCTTGTCAAAGGCTCAAAGCTGAAGGTCAAGGCTCTCACTGATATTGCCTGCCATATACCTAAACTCAGCGTGCTCCGACTCGAATATAACAACATAGGTAATCTTTCTGAGGAATTTCTCCAGTCATGTAAACACATGACAGAAGTGGACATATCAAATACTGGTCTTACTCAGCTGTCTGAATTTTCATTCAGATCAATAGAGCAAATAAGTGCTTTGAAACTGGGCCACAACAGGCTTTCTTCCGTACCAAAGGCCACAAGAAATCTACCTACACTGAAGATCCTGGATCTCAGCTTCAATATCATCAATAAACTAGGCTGCTCAGATTTCTCCAATCTTACAGGACTCACACAACTCTTTCTTTTCCACAATCAAATCCCCAACCTTCCAGGATGTGTTTTCCAGGATTTGAAAGAATTAAGGATCCTTAAACTGGGATCGAACAAAATCCTGACCTTGAATGATGCCTTCATGAATGGGTTGCACAAACTTGAGACTTTGAATTTGGCAGGCAATAAACTGAGCTCTATCAGAAAAGGAGAGTTTAAAAGCTTAACATCACTCAAGACTTTACTTTTATATGACAATCAGATTGCCAGTATGGAAGATGGAGCCTTTGAGGGATTGGTCAACCTTACAGAACTTAACCTGGGCTCAAATAAGATCACTCAAATAGACATAAGAAATACTGTGCTCATGGGGCTTCCAAGCTTAAGAACTCTTGATATATCCTGTAATTACATCACATATGTAAATGATGGTAAATTAgaccctccacccttctctcatCTGACATCTCTAGAGAACCTGCAGATCCATAGTCAGCGTCACAAGggactgtctctccaccctctccgagttgggcatctccggcgcggaccacgcttggattgcgtcctacctgacaggtcgctcctaccaggtggcgtggcgagaatctgtctcccgccacgcgctctcaccactggtgtcccccagggctctgttctaggccctctcctattctcgctatacaccaagtcacttggctctgtcataacctcacatggtctctcctatcattgctatgcagacgacacacaattaatcttctcctttccccttctgatgaccaggtggcgaatcgcatctctgcatgtctggcagacatatcagtgtggatgacggatcaccacctcaagctgaacctcggcaagacggagctgctcttcctcccggggaaggactgcccgttccatgatctcgccatcacggttgacaactccattgtgtcctcctcccagagcgctaagaaccttggcgtgatcctggacaacaccctgtcgttctcaaccaacatattggcggtggcccgttcctgtaggttcatgctctacaacatccgcagagtacgaccctgcctcacacaggaagcggcgcaggtcctaatccaggcacttgtcatctcccgtctggattactgcaactcgctgttggctgggctccctgcctgtgccattaaacccctacaactcatccagaacgccgcagccgtctggtgttcaaccttcccaagttctctcacgtcaccccgctcctccgctctctccactggcttccagttgaagctcgcatccgctacaagaccatggtgcttgcctacggagctgtgaggggaacggcaccgcagtacctccaggctctgatcaggccctacacccaaacaagggcactgcgttcatccacctctggcctgctcgcctccctaccactgaggaagtacagttcccgctcagcccagtcaaaactgttcgctgctctggcccccaatggtggaacaaactccctcacgacgccaggacagcagagtcaatcaccaccttccggagacacctgaaaccccacctcttcaaggaatacctaggataggataagtaatccttctcacccccccccttaaatgatttagatgcactattgtaaagtggctgttccactggatgtcagaaggtgaattcaccaatttgtaagtcgctctggataagagcgtctgctaaatgacttaaatgtaaatgtatctacCTATCAACTTCCTTGAAGGTCTGAAATCTTTATTGGCATTCAAGGCAGGGAATCTCAATATTAAGGACCTGCACCTAGACACATTTATTCACACACCACGGTTGTGGTACCTTGATGTCAGTAAGAATGAGTTCACAGCCCTCATGCCAAAGCTGTTTCACCCAACCCCAAGGCTCAACAGAATGTACCTGTCCAAAGCCCAACTTCAGTCCTTAGATTTCCTCATAGGAGCAAACCTCAGTAGAGTCACTTTCTTGCAGGTGACCAAGAACGACATAACAGTAGTCAATGAGACGGTGTTGCAATCTCTCCCTGCCTTGACATACCTGGACATGCAAGATAATGCTTTCACCTGTGGCTGCAGCGATGCTTGGTTTGTCCAGTGGATGGAGAGCAACAACCAAACACAAGTTGTTGGTGCAGGAGAATTTACCTGCAACTATCCTGCCGATCTAAAGGGCAACAAGCTGTTGGATGTTGAGCTTCAGTTCTGTACAGTGGACTTAGGACTTTACTGCTACATCTCTACCACTTGTCTGGTCCTCCTCACCCTGGTAGCATCCTTTGCCTACCACTTCCTGAAATGGCAGGTAATTTACGGCTATTACCTCTTCCTGGCTTTCCTCTATGACACCAAGCAAAGGAATAAGCACAAGCCTCATGGCTGTCAGTACGATGCCTTCATCTCCTACAACGCCCACGATGAGCCCTGGGTCCTGAGGGAGCTTCTGCCAGAGCTGGAGGGAAAGCAGGGCTGGAAGCTGTGTCTCCACCACCGGGACTTCCAGCCAGGCAAATCAATCATAGACAACATTATGGACGGCATCTACGGAAGCCGCAAGACCATCTGTGTCATCAGCCACCGCTACCTGGAGAGTGAGTGGTGCTCCCGGGAGATCCAGGTGGCCAGCTTCCGGCTCTTTGATGAGCAGAAGGACGTCCTGATTCTGGTGTTCCTGGAGGAGATCCCTACCCACCAGCTGTCACCTTACCACCGGATGAGGAAGCTAGTGAAGAAACGCACATACCTGAGCTGGCCCAGAGCTGGGGAGCAAACCGAGGTCTTCTGGCAGCAACTACGGCTGGCTTTAGAGACCAAGGACGGCTCTGCTGAGGAAAATCCCATCCTCTCTGGGGTGCAGGCTCTGTGATAGTGAAACCTTGATTTGAAACAACCATTACACTCTGAATCTTTTCTGTATATTTACATGAGAATATTGAAGATGCACTCTCAAACTTTTGTctaatttcagccagtagttttgaaagagGTGCTCACGAGCCAGAAGTGGTCCTCGTTTTCTGTGTAACACGTCATCTAAAGTGTTTTAAACTAATTTATATGATATGACATGTTACGAATCTAATTAATCATAATAGTATGTTATGATTTTGCTGTGCCCTGCATCCTGGAGTGCATCTTAGGAAATCGTTAATAGTACTGACGCACCAATGCATcaatctgtcatgtcttgttatgtctgttcctgtcctttctcttcattctctctctctgctggtctttttaggttaccttctctgtctctcattcttcagctgttctacatctcctctaactagctcattcactctttcacacctgttctctcttccccctctgattaggtctctatttctttctctgttcctgctactttcagtgtctgattcttgtttgtgttttttgatgccagaagcaagctgtcgtctcgtttgcttccaccttgtcctgtcctgtcggagtctgcctggcaggagcatcctgcactatactaacgttctttttgttccgctgacaacgttggaagaggatttatgccattcctgtattttcattaaagaactctgttttctgttaaaaccgcttttgggtcttcactcaagttcataacagaagaatcagaccaagaatggacccagcggctccggacccttttcactccgccgtcgagatccaggagcgatgctaggcagacacgaggaggaattgtctgctgctcaacatgccgttgagaccctggccgtccaagtctccgacctcacaagacaggttcaccaactccacctcgatccaccgcccacttccagggtttccgagtctccggagcccaggatcaacaacccgccgtgttactctggggagcccactgagtgccgctcattcctcactcagtgtgatgtggtgttctctctccagcccaacacttactccaggagcgcagcccgcatcgcctacgtcatttctctccttaccggacgggcgcgtgagtggggcacggcagtctgggaggcgagggctgagtgtattaaccagtatcaggactttaaggaggagatgatacgggtttttgaccgttctgtttttggcgaggaggcttccagggccctgtcttccctatgtcaggggaatagatccataacggattattctattgagtttcgcactctcgctgcctctagtgactggaacgagccggctttgctcgctcgttttctggagggtctccacgtcgaggttaaggatgagatcctctcccgggaggttccttccagtctggactccttaatagctctcgctattcgcatagagcgacggtttgatcttcgtcgccgagctcgtggaaaggagctcacgttctccgttgcttccctctccacatcactgccacctgccgcatca contains:
- the LOC135536780 gene encoding toll-like receptor 13, with amino-acid sequence MTLKITLPGKQSGSTFSQLRLFLSFLMYCWGLADPVCGYFLKNCTIRGNLSDTSNMKVLCEKRNLEVIPKDIPRKVSVLDVAMNNISKIGKLDFKGLSNLKILNMSRNQISQLDNGSLRYLEALQELGLAHNRLTTLSDYLFQGLACLSLLHLDNNLIATISSSSFQPLSSLKTVNLTKNILYNMKEVQPIAQLPHLQELYIGSNRFTSFQSQEISNTSIELRLLDLSRNPLGIFRITADVLPYLEVLDIAYCGQLGHMEWDVLNRSFLSNVNRLNLSGIEMSFERMGIVLQTVNSSLVHLRLNDLVKGSKLKVKALTDIACHIPKLSVLRLEYNNIGNLSEEFLQSCKHMTEVDISNTGLTQLSEFSFRSIEQISALKLGHNRLSSVPKATRNLPTLKILDLSFNIINKLGCSDFSNLTGLTQLFLFHNQIPNLPGCVFQDLKELRILKLGSNKILTLNDAFMNGLHKLETLNLAGNKLSSIRKGEFKSLTSLKTLLLYDNQIASMEDGAFEGLVNLTELNLGSNKITQIDIRNTVLMGLPSLRTLDISCNYITYVNDGKLDPPPFSHLTSLENLQIHSQRHKGLSHLPINFLEGLKSLLAFKAGNLNIKDLHLDTFIHTPRLWYLDVSKNEFTALMPKLFHPTPRLNRMYLSKAQLQSLDFLIGANLSRVTFLQVTKNDITVVNETVLQSLPALTYLDMQDNAFTCGCSDAWFVQWMESNNQTQVVGAGEFTCNYPADLKGNKLLDVELQFCTVDLGLYCYISTTCLVLLTLVASFAYHFLKWQVIYGYYLFLAFLYDTKQRNKHKPHGCQYDAFISYNAHDEPWVLRELLPELEGKQGWKLCLHHRDFQPGKSIIDNIMDGIYGSRKTICVISHRYLESEWCSREIQVASFRLFDEQKDVLILVFLEEIPTHQLSPYHRMRKLVKKRTYLSWPRAGEQTEVFWQQLRLALETKDGSAEENPILSGVQAL